GTAAAAAGCCTGCTCATGGTACCGGTCAGAAGTATAGACCCTATTGCGGCGATCGGTAATTACTGGGCCCACCGGCATCTTCCGTCAAATGAAGAAATATCGCTCCTGCAGTCATTGGCGGACATCACGGCCGTCAATATGGAGAACATCCAGGTGTACATCGAGCTGGAACAACGTGTGAAAGAACGCACGCAGGAGCTGATAGAATCGCTGGGCAGGGAGAAACAGATCAACCTGGCCAAGACCCGCATGATGTCCATGGCTTCCCATGAATTCAAAACACCGCTTAGCGCCATTCTTTCCAGCGCCTACCTCCTGGAGCATTACCAGGGAGAGGATTGTGAGGAGAAAAAGAAAAAACAGCTGGGCAAGATCAGATCATGCGTAGAGAATCTGAATACCATATTGAACGATTTTCTGCTGATCGATAAACTTGGTCAGGGCCGGGCAGAGATGCAATGCGAAAAACTTGATCTGCGAAATTTTACGGAAGATATCATTGAAGAGCTGAGCGGCATATGCCGGATCGGGCAAAAAGTGCGATTCACACTTGAGGGCGATAACGAGATCGTACAGGATGGGAAGGTATTGAGACATATCCTGCTCAACCTGATCTCCAATGCCAGCAAATACTCCGGTGAGCACCAGCCGATAGACCTGGACGTAAGGGTGTCGGATACAGCGGTAATGATAGCCGTCAGGGATTACGGCATAGGCATACCTTATGAAGACCAGGAGGGGATCTTCGGTAATTTTTTCAGGGCGTCCAACACTGCCGGGATACAGGGGACCGGGCTTGGATTAAGTATCGTAAAAAGCTATACAGAGCTGTTGAAGGGCAATATCTCCTTTGAAAGCATCCCGGGCGAGGGTACCTGCTTCAGATTAATATTCAACAGGGCGACGGCATAGCCGCCGTCCCATTAATCATACTTCAAAGCCGGATACCCCAGCAGCCTGCGCCATAATGCCAGTTGCCCTATTATGCTGGCCTCCCGGTAGATCGTGAATGACATCAACTCGTAGAGGCTCATTTTCATGAAACCCATATCGATCTCGCTGTCCAGTTGCGCATCAGAGGCGTTTATGAGGGCCTCCCGGGCCAGGGGGCTTACCTTGTCCCAGTCCTGCTGATACTCGGCCAATGTGGGATATTTTGCGCCTTCCTGGATGCCCTTGTTGTCCTTGAACAGTTCCCCGCCGGTCTGTTTCAGTTCCGGATGCGTTTCCTGTATCATCGAATACCGCTGTTCCACCAACGCCCCCGTGAGCCAGGCGATGTGATTAGCCTTTGTGTTCAGCCGGTTGTAGGCATCTTCTTCGGAGATGCCGTCTATGGCCCGGGAAAAGAAGGTGGTGTGCATATCAAATAATGCCAGTAACCCCTCTGTTCTGCGGCTTGCTGTTTTTGCTTCCATAATGCAGTGTATTTTGAATGTATGATAAAGCTACGCCAACAAGTGATGCCACTGCCGGGGCTGGTATGACAATTATGGGGGGAGATCGCGCCAATATCGTTCAGCCTGTTCCCAGGATCTTCGCACAGGTTGTGGTATAGTTTTAATGGAATGTTGCCGCTATCCCCGGGTGCCTGACAGATCCCCTGGAGGGGATTTTTCCTATTATCTGAATTGGTGCAGTCCGGTAAAAAATTGGATTCTTTAGTGCAAAAGAGTATCTTGATTCCCTACTGGAATACCTATGAAGCAACTCCTTACCTTTAAAAGATTTTACACAGCAGAACAAGCTGCCGAAATTATTTCCCTCCTGCAGCAGCATAATATCCCAACGCAATACGAAGAAGAAGTGCTGCTCATGGATAAAATGTATGTAGGCCAGAACTTTGATCAGCGGCACCTTGTGAAGATCCCCGCTGATTATTTCTCTCAGGCAGATACACTGCTGAAAAGCCAGATCACAGTTTCTCCTGAAGATGTAGAACCAGATTACTACCTGTTATCCTTTTCTATTGACGAACTGAAAGAGATAATTATCAAAAAAGATGAATGGGGTGACTTTGACTATGCACTTGCGTTGAAATTGCTGGAAAAGCAAGGTGTTTCATACTCCCCGGAGCAATTACAGCATATCGGGAACGGCCGGTTGGAAACTCTTGCTCAACCACAGCATTTGCCTGCCGTCTGGCTGATAACAGGCTACCTTTCTCCTTTGTTGTTGTTTGTCCCTATTCCCTTTTCTGGTACTTATTCCTTTATTGGCATTTTCATAGGTGGGTTTGTTTGCCTGACTAAAAAAACACTGCCGGATGGCTCCCGTACGCATGCATTCTCGGTAAAAACACGGAATCAGGGTAAGTGGATGATAATATCCGGAATAGTATTGATGGCTGTATGCTGGATTGTACTTTTCAGACTCATGGATGGAGGATCGAGCACTACTGTGTCCATTTAATATCCCTGGCACAGCGGAAAAGAGTACCCCCAAAAAACCTGATCGTTATAAAACGAACATTGTTACTCCACAGCATCCCAGGCTGAAAATCGATTCAATACGTTCCGTAGATTATCAATTTGTTAATTGCATTTCCAACGAATGAACTTCTGATCTAATTTTTCCAATTTTGTTTCGCTAAAATCACGGGAACAAATTTCAAACTACATCTATCATGAACTGACACGCGGCACCAGCGCAGGAGCCGTGCTATGCATCCTTTTGCATCTATTATGCTGATCGTACTGTATTCGTCACTTATCTCTGCTATAATCTAAACCTATCTAAATCTATTTTATGCATTTCGGAAAACAAAGGCGTTATCTCATGTGGCGCATTCATCAAAAAGCATTGGCCTGCATGGCGTTGCTCTTCTTAGGAAACGGAGCAGCCTGGGCTACACCGATGCCGCATGCGCATGATGTGGTCTCAGCAGCCGACCACCGGGTTACGGGTAGAGTGACCGGCGCCAACGGGGAGGGTTTGCCCGGTGTAAGCGTCGCGGTCAAAGGCACCCGGACCGGCACACAAACAGATGTCAACGGCAATTACACCATTAACGTGCCCGATGAAGCTGCCGTACTGGTGTTTTCGTATATCGGTTTCCTCAGCCAGGAGATCAAACCCGGCCGGCAAAGCACGCTCAACGTACAGCTGGCGCCGGATACCAAATCGCTGGACGCGGTAGTGGTAGTGGGTTACGGTACGCAGAAGAAAGTAAACCTTACCGGGGCGGTAGACCAGGTAGGACCGGAAGCATTTCAGAACCGGCCCGTGCCCAACATGGCGCAAGGCCTTGTGGGGATGGTGCCTAACCTGAACCTGACGATGCTGGATGGAAAGCCAACACAGTCACCCTCGTTCAACATCCGGGGTACCACATCGATCGGGCAGGGTGGTAGTGCATTGGTGCTGATAGATGGTGTGGAAGGCGATCCCCGCGTTCTCAACCCTAACGACATCGAGAGCATCTCTGTTTTGAAAGATGCCGCATCGGCATCGATCTACGGCGCCCGCGCAGCGTTCGGCGTAGTGCTCATCACTACGAAAACGGCGAAAGCGGGGAAAACGAATATTTCCTACTCGGCCAACTATGCGATTAAATCGCCTACCGAAGTGCCGGACAACATTACGGAATCGTACCCATGGGCCAAAAGTTTCAGCGATGCCTGGTCCAACTGGAACGACAACGGCAATACGCCTACGGCCATCAACAAGACCATCAGTTTCTCTCCCGCATACCTTGCGGAGATCAAAAGAAGATGGGAAGACCCTTCCCTGCCGAGAGTGGAAGTGGACCCCAATTCAGGGGCATACGAATACTACTACAGCACCGACTGGTATAAGGAACTGTACAAGAAGAATTTCGGCGCGCATGACCATAACCTGTCTGTTTCCGGCGGCAGCGAAAAAGCTACCTTTTACCTGAGCGGCAGGTACAACGGCCAGGACGGTTTATTCCGGTATAACAGCGACAACTACAACATGTATAATTTGCGGGCGAAAGGGAGCATGCAGGTTACGCCCTGGCTGCTGGTCGAGAACAACACCGAGTATTCCGTACAAAAGTATCACCAGCCGCTGAACGTAGGCGAAGGAAGCGGGATATACCGGAACATTGCGGATGAAGGCCATCCGCTGGCGCCGTTGTTGAACCCTGACGGTACGCTGTCATTTTCAGCGGCCTATACGGTGGGTGATTACTACATTGGCCGGAACGCTATCGACAACACGCAACGTTTTCTCAGAAACAGGATCAACGCGAAGGCGAGCCTGCTCGAGGATAAGCTGACCGTTCGTGCAGACGTGACCTTTCAGAGCAACGATATCGCCTCGCAGCAGAACCGCGTGCAGGTGCCCTACAGCCGGGCAGAAGGCGTGATCGGCCATACCGGCACCAATACAAACGATCTGCAGGAGAGAAGAAGGACCACCAATTACCTCGCCACCAACTTTTATGCGGACTACGTAAAGTCTTTCAGCGGTGGTCATAACTTTACCTTCCTGGCGGGTTTCAACTACGAGCAATCAGCTTACACCAACCTGACGGTGCAGCGGAACGGTATTGTTTATGCTGATGCGGACGATATTAACCTGGCCCTCGGCCAGAGCATCGCCACTACCGGTGGCAACCAGAAATGGGGGATCGCAGGCGGCTTCTACCGCCTCAACTACAACTTTCGCGAACGTTACCTGCTGGAAGTGAACGGGCGTTACGACGGCTCATCGAAGTTCCCTACAGACCAGCAGTGGGCTTTCTTCCCTTCGGTATCCGCCGGATGGAGAGTGTCTGAAGAGCCGTTCTGGAACGTGAGCCCCAAAGTATTGTCGAATGTCAAATTACGGGCTTCCTATGGTTCACTGGGCAATGGTAACATCGGCCCCTATTCCTTTAACGAAAAGTTCGACATCAGGCAGTCCGGCCGCATTATCAACGGCATCCGTCCGCAGTTCACCGACCAGCCTGACGTGGTGCCCAACGGGCTTACCTGGGAAACTTCCACTACGGCCAACCTGGGCCTCGACTTCTCCAGCCTGAACAACCGCCTGACGTTTATGGGCGATGTGTACCGCCGCTGGACGAAAGACATGTTCACAAAAGGCCCCACTGTGCCGGAAGTATTTGGTACAGCCGTACCGAAGGGGAACTATGCCGACCTTGAAACCACCGGCTGGGAACTATCTGTAAACTGGTCCGACCAATTCGCGATGGCATCGAAACCCTTCAGGTATGGCGTACGGTTTACTTTAGCCGATTCCTGGGCGATCATCACCAAATATAACAACCCCGACAAAGACCTGAACGACCACTATGAAGGCAAACGCGTGGGAGAGATCTGGGGTTACCAGGTAGAAGGGCTGTTCAGATCGGCCGATGAAATTACCAGATCACCCTCACAGGCCAATATTCCCAATACCAGCTCCCGCAAAAATTACCCGGGTGATCTCAAGTTCAAAAACCTCGATGGGGACAATGTGATCTACCAGGGCCTGAACCGTGTAGGCGACTCCGGCGATAAAACCATTATCGGCAATTCCTCAGCACGGTACACATATGGGCTGAATCTTTCCGGCGACTGGAACGGCATCTTCCTTTCCGCTTTCTTCCAGGGAGTGATGAAACAGGATTGGTATCCCTCGGCGGAAGCACGTTTCTGGGGACAGTATAACCGTCCGTATAACGCCTATCCGAGCTGGCATGAAGACAATATGTTCCGCGAAGAGCTGGGCAATTTTGATGCCTACCTGCCCCGTCTTGTGGGTTATGTAGCCCAGGGCTCCGGTCGTGCATTACAGGTGGCGAATGACCGTTTCCTGCAAAATGCTGCCTACATCAGGCTGAGAAACCTGCAGATCGGGTACACGCTCCCGCAGCGCCTCGTGTCCAAAATACGCGCCCGCGACCTGAAAGTATATGTATCCGGAGAAAACCTCTGGACCTGGTCGCCCATCTACAAGTGGACACGCGACACGGACGTGACCAGCATTTACGGCTCTGACCGGGATCTGAGCGGTGGCACCAGCGGAGATGGTTATAACTATCCCATGCTGAAAGCGGTATCTATAGGTTTGACCCTTAATTTTTAAATCATGAACACTGGAAAATTATTCAACTATACACTCGTGCTGGCAGTGCTGTTGTCCGCCAGCTCCTGCGACCTGAATGAGGTGCCGGTAGACACGGCCACAAACGAAGCCGTATTCGGATCGGAAAGCGGCCTGGAACTATATGCGAACTCCTTCTACGACCTGCTGCCGAGCACGGATGTAGGCGTATTCCAGATTGACAACACTTCCGATCTGGTAGCCCGTAACGGGGTGGATGATTACCTGGCGCCGGGCACCCTCTCACCCATCACCAGTTCCGGCTGGAGCTGGACGGCCCTGCGTAACATCAATTACTTCATAGAGAACGCAGAGAAGAGCACCGTAGCTACCAAAGCGCATTACCTTGGCGTAGCGCACTTCTTCCGTGCCCTTTTTTATTTCGAGAAGGTAAAAAGGTTTGGTGATGTGCCCTGGATCGATAAGCCGATAGATATTACGGATACTGAAAAGCTGAATGCGCCGCGCGATGACCGGTTTGAAGTGATGGACAAAGTGCTGGAAGACCTGAACTATGCGATTGAGAACATCACGCCGACCGCT
This genomic stretch from Chitinophaga sp. XS-30 harbors:
- a CDS encoding GAF domain-containing sensor histidine kinase; amino-acid sequence: MKILVAAVQEMSLSRSLESVMRIVRTAARRLTGADGATFVLRDGDKCYYADEDAIAPLWKGQRFPMNICISGWAMLNRKPAVIGDIYADSRIPIDAYRPTFVKSLLMVPVRSIDPIAAIGNYWAHRHLPSNEEISLLQSLADITAVNMENIQVYIELEQRVKERTQELIESLGREKQINLAKTRMMSMASHEFKTPLSAILSSAYLLEHYQGEDCEEKKKKQLGKIRSCVENLNTILNDFLLIDKLGQGRAEMQCEKLDLRNFTEDIIEELSGICRIGQKVRFTLEGDNEIVQDGKVLRHILLNLISNASKYSGEHQPIDLDVRVSDTAVMIAVRDYGIGIPYEDQEGIFGNFFRASNTAGIQGTGLGLSIVKSYTELLKGNISFESIPGEGTCFRLIFNRATA
- a CDS encoding DinB family protein, with protein sequence MEAKTASRRTEGLLALFDMHTTFFSRAIDGISEEDAYNRLNTKANHIAWLTGALVEQRYSMIQETHPELKQTGGELFKDNKGIQEGAKYPTLAEYQQDWDKVSPLAREALINASDAQLDSEIDMGFMKMSLYELMSFTIYREASIIGQLALWRRLLGYPALKYD
- a CDS encoding TonB-dependent receptor, with the protein product MHFGKQRRYLMWRIHQKALACMALLFLGNGAAWATPMPHAHDVVSAADHRVTGRVTGANGEGLPGVSVAVKGTRTGTQTDVNGNYTINVPDEAAVLVFSYIGFLSQEIKPGRQSTLNVQLAPDTKSLDAVVVVGYGTQKKVNLTGAVDQVGPEAFQNRPVPNMAQGLVGMVPNLNLTMLDGKPTQSPSFNIRGTTSIGQGGSALVLIDGVEGDPRVLNPNDIESISVLKDAASASIYGARAAFGVVLITTKTAKAGKTNISYSANYAIKSPTEVPDNITESYPWAKSFSDAWSNWNDNGNTPTAINKTISFSPAYLAEIKRRWEDPSLPRVEVDPNSGAYEYYYSTDWYKELYKKNFGAHDHNLSVSGGSEKATFYLSGRYNGQDGLFRYNSDNYNMYNLRAKGSMQVTPWLLVENNTEYSVQKYHQPLNVGEGSGIYRNIADEGHPLAPLLNPDGTLSFSAAYTVGDYYIGRNAIDNTQRFLRNRINAKASLLEDKLTVRADVTFQSNDIASQQNRVQVPYSRAEGVIGHTGTNTNDLQERRRTTNYLATNFYADYVKSFSGGHNFTFLAGFNYEQSAYTNLTVQRNGIVYADADDINLALGQSIATTGGNQKWGIAGGFYRLNYNFRERYLLEVNGRYDGSSKFPTDQQWAFFPSVSAGWRVSEEPFWNVSPKVLSNVKLRASYGSLGNGNIGPYSFNEKFDIRQSGRIINGIRPQFTDQPDVVPNGLTWETSTTANLGLDFSSLNNRLTFMGDVYRRWTKDMFTKGPTVPEVFGTAVPKGNYADLETTGWELSVNWSDQFAMASKPFRYGVRFTLADSWAIITKYNNPDKDLNDHYEGKRVGEIWGYQVEGLFRSADEITRSPSQANIPNTSSRKNYPGDLKFKNLDGDNVIYQGLNRVGDSGDKTIIGNSSARYTYGLNLSGDWNGIFLSAFFQGVMKQDWYPSAEARFWGQYNRPYNAYPSWHEDNMFREELGNFDAYLPRLVGYVAQGSGRALQVANDRFLQNAAYIRLRNLQIGYTLPQRLVSKIRARDLKVYVSGENLWTWSPIYKWTRDTDVTSIYGSDRDLSGGTSGDGYNYPMLKAVSIGLTLNF